From the Trueperaceae bacterium genome, the window ATCCAGTTCTCGGTGCGCTCCTCGTAGGCGTCCTTCGGGGAGCCGCCGCGCTGGGTCTCGCCGGGCCGCGTCGAGCCCGTGCCCTCGTCGGTGCGCCAGAAGGTCTCGTCCCAGTCCTGCTGGACCTTCTCCAGCTCGATGATGCTGCCGGGGTCGACGAGGAACTGCCTGATGCGGTCGCCGACGATCTGCAGCACGAGGCTGGGGCGTCGGCGCAGGGCGGTGAGCTGGATGGGCGCGAGGAACGGCGCGCCGAGACGCGCCAGCGCGCCGTCGTGGCCGGTGACGGAGCGCAGCGTGTGCTCGATGGGGACCGTGTGGAACAGCTCGTCGTCGTCCGGGTGGGCGAAGACCGCCAGCGTCCGCGCTTCGGGGAAGACCTGGCCGCGGAGGCGCTCGGCGATGCGGCGCGCGCTGCCGTTCGGGAGGCCGAGCGCCTCCATGGCCGCCCGCGCCCGGAGCACCCACGCCTTGCGCTGGTTGTCGACCGAGGCCGGGTTCACGTCGAGGTAGAGGCTGACGACGCGGTCCCCGTAGGGGGCGAGGACCTCTGAGAGTGACTGGATCCGCTCGGTAGCCAGCATGGGACCTCCTCGTGGCCGAAGGGTCTATGACCGCCAAGCTATGCAGTCGCGCGATGAGAAGACGTGCCGCGCGAGACGTGCGCGGCGACCCCGCGCGACGACGCGAGCCGCGCCCGCGACGAGGGCCCCTGGCGCGCCGCGGCGGCCACGCGGAGGCCGGCAGCGGCGACGCGAAGGCCCGCCCGCTCCCGCGCGGGCGGGGCGAGGCGGGCCTAGCGGCGCGAGTTCAGAGGCCCGAGAGGCGGGCGTTCTTCTCGATGTAGGGCTCCCACTCGGCAGGCACGTCGATCTCGGGGAAGATCGCGTCGACGGGGCAGGCGGGCACGCACGCCCCGCAGTCGATGCACTCCTCGGGGTGGATGTAGAACTGGTCCTCCGCCTCGTAGATGCACTCGACGGGACAGACGTCGACGCAGGAGGCGTCCTTCGTGCCGATGCAGGGCTCGGCGATGACGTAAGCCATTGGTTCCTCTCCATGCACCGCGCCCGCGGTCCGTGGGCGGCGGCTCCAAGGAGAGTCTGACAGTTGCCGAACGTGCGGGGCAAGGCGTCGTGCGCCATAGGGGTCATCGGCCCAGGGGTGTCGGCGCCAGACGAGGAACGACCCCAGCCGCCTTTTCCTGCTCCTTCGGTGCCCTCGTACCGGCCGCCTGGGCCGCGGGCTACGCGGTCGAGCCTCTAGTGGGACTGGGGTTCGCCCTCTATAGAAGTGGTCTGTTCTTCGATAACAGAACCTCCTTCGCCTCGGATGCTAGGCCATGCCGGCCGGACCGAGTATGGACGCAGGTCGCAATGCCCGGTCGGCGCCGGCGCTAACATGGTGGTTTAGGGTCAATAACGGTCATACCGCTGTCCCTAACTCGGGGCCGCACGGCCTTACGCCGCGAAAACGCGCCGACCGCTGGTGAGAACCGGGGTTCCTCGTCGCCCGGAGTGGCCCGTCGTGCGCCCGCGCCTCGGGTCGCGGGCGCGCTGGCCGGACCGAGCTCGCGGGCCGGACCAAGGGAACCGGCGGGGCGCGCTGCCCCGCCGGTTCCCGGCCACCTCGTGCCGGCCGTCAGAGCAGCCAGCCGCCCGAGAGGGCGATGACGCCCGCGAAGATCAGCGCGACGGTGTTGATGACCTTGATCAGCGGGTTGATCGAGGGCCCGGCCGTGTCCTTGTACGGGTCGCCGACGGTGTCGCCCACGACGGCCGCGGCATGGGCATCCGAGCCCTTGCCGCCGTGGTTGCCGTCCTCGATGAACTTCTTGGCGTTGTCCCAGGCGCCGCCGCCGTTCGACATCGTCAGGGCCATCATCAGGCCGGAGGCGATCACGCCGATCAGCAGCCCGCCCAGCGCCAGCGGGCCCCACAGGAAGCCGACGATCAGCGGCGCGGCCACGGCCATCACGCCGGGCAGCGCCATCTCGCGCAGCGCGGCGCGCGTGACGATGTCCACGGCCTTGCCGTAGTCGGGCTTGGCGGTGCCCTCCATGATCCCCTTGATCTCGCGGAACTGCCGCCTCACCTCCTCGATGACCGAGCCGGCGGCCTTGCCCACCGACTCCATCAGGAACGAGGAGAACAGGAACGGCAGCATGGCGCCCACCAGGAGCCCGACGAGGACGATCGGGTCGTTGAGGCGGAACGCGCCCTCGGCGAACCTGAGGTCGTCGACGAGCTTCAGGCGCTCGGCGAAGTCCGCGAACAGGACCAGCGCGGCCAGCGCCGCCGAGCCGATCGCGTAGCCCTTCGTGACGGCCTTCGTGGTGTTGCCCACGGCGTCGAGGGCGTCGGTGTTCGCGCGCACCGAGTCGTCGAGCTCGGCCATCTCGGCGATGCCGCCGGCGTTGTCGGTGATGGGCCCGTAGGTGTCCATCGCCACGACCATGCCCGTGACGGACAGCATGGCCACGGCCGCGACGGCGATGCCGTAGAGGCCGGCCAGCTGGAAGGCGCCGAACATGGCCAGCACCAGCACGAGGGTGGGGAGCGCCGCCGACTGCATGCCCACGGCGAGGCCCGAGATGATGTTCGTCGCCGAGCCGGTCACGGAGGCCGCGGCGATGCGCCGCACCGGGCGGAAGCGCGTGGCCGTGTAGTACTCGGTGATGTACATGATCAGCAGCACGACCGCGATGCCGATGAGGCTGGCGAGGAAGAGGCCGAACCAGGTGACGTCGCGGCCGAGCAGCGCGGGCAGGTCGACGCCGCGGAAGAGGCCCCAGCTCGCCAGCAGGAAGCCCACGACGGAGAGGGCCGCGCTGGCGTAGACGCCCCGGTAGAGGGCGCCCATGATGTTGCCGTCGGGCCCGAGCCTCACGAACTGCGTGCCGATCACGCTGGCCACGATCGCGATGGCGCCCAGGAGCAGCGGGAACGTCACGAGGCTCGTCACCGTGCCGGTGCCGGGCAGGAGGAAGCCGAGGAACACGGCGCCGATCGCCGTGACCGCGTAGGTCTCGAAGAGGTCGGCGCCCATGCCGGCGCAGTCGCCCACGTTGTCGCCGACGTTGTCGGCGATGACGGCCGGGTTGCGCGGGTCGTCCTCGGGGATGCCGGCCTCGACCTTGCCGACGAGGTCGGCGCCGACGTCGGCGGCCTTCGTGTAGATGCCGCCGCCCACGCGGGCGAAGAGGCTGATGAGGGAGGCGCCGAACGCGAAGCCCACGAGGGGCTCGACCGGGTTCTCGAGCCCGAGCGCGACCGTGAACAGCCAGAAGAAACCGGCCACGCCGAGGAGCGCGAGGCCGGCTACGGCCAGTCCGGCGACCGCGCCGCCGTCGAACGCGATCTTCAGCGCTCCCGTCAGGCCCTCACGGGCGGCCTGGGCGACGCGCACGTTCGCGCGCACCGCGACGTTCATGCCGACGTAGCCGCTGATGCCGGAGAACAGCGCCCCCACGAGGAAGCCGACAGTGGTCCACCACCAGACGGTGCGGTCGTGGCCGGGCTCCGCTGTGAGCGCGACGACGGCGAAGACGGCCGCGATCACCACGGCTACGACGGCGATGGTGCGGTACTGGCGGTTCATGTACGCCGCCGCGCCCTGCCGCACGGCGTCCGAGATCGAGACCATGCGCTCCGTCCCGGTCGGCGCCGCCATGATGCTCCGCGCCAGCAGGCCGGCCGCGACGAGCGCGGCGATCGCTGCCAGCGGTACGAGGGTGATCAACAGGTCCATCGTTCCTCCACTGTGTGGCGGTGGTGGCCGCCCCCAGCACGGGGCGCGGCCGCAGCACCTCGTGCCACGACCGCAGTCGCCCATCCAGCGCCGGGGCCGGAGAAGCAACAGGGAGTGTACCACCCGCGCCGCGTCGCCCGCCCGCCGGCCACCGGCCGGTCGCGCCCCCGCCCACCGGCGACCCTTGGCCCGACGGATCTCCCGGCCTCGCGGGCCACCCCCGAGCGCGCCCACCGGGCCCCGCGCTGGTCGGGGCGACTCACGGACGAGTTGTAACGTGGTCATGGCATACGGAGGTACGCACAGGTGAGCACCCACCCCCTGGCCGGCAAGCCGGCGCCACGCAGCCTCCTCGTCGACGTCCCCCGCCTCGTGGCCTCCTACTACGCGCTCAGGCCCGACCCCGGGCAGCGGGCCGAGAGGGTGTCCTTCGGCACCTCGGGGCACCGCGGCACGTCGCTGAACGCCTCTTTCAACGAGGACCACATCGCGGCGATCTGCCAGGCCGTCGCCGACCACAGGGCGGCGCGCGGCGTCACCGGGCCGTTGTTCCTCGGGGCCGACACGCACGCGCTCTCCGAGCCGGCGCTGCTCACCGCCGTCGAGGTACTGGCCGCGAACGGGGTGCGCGTCGTCGTCTCGGGCGCGTCCGCCGCGCCCGAGGCCGCACGCGGCTGGCGGTCGACGCGCGCCGGTGCGCTGCCGGCGCTCCTGCCGGTCCCCACGCCCGTGGTCTCGCACGCCGTCGTGAGCCACAACGCCGGCCGGCGCGGCAGCCCCCAGCGCGAGGGGCGCGCCGACGGCATCGTGATCACGCCCTCGCACAACCCGCCCGAGGACGGGGGGTTCAAGTACAACCCGCCCCACGGCGGACCCGCCGACACCGACGAGACCGACGCGATCCAGGCGGCGGCCAACAGGCACCTCGAGGAGGGGCTGAGGGGCGTGCGTCGCCTGGGCGCGCGCCGCGCCTTCGCCGGCGGGTCGGTCGAGGCGCGCGACCTCGTGAGCCCCTACGTCGAGGACCTCGCCGCCGCCGTCGACCTGGAGCGCGTGGCGGCGGCCGGCGTGAGGGTCGGCGCCGACCCCTTGGGCGGCGCGGCCCTGCCCTACCTGGCCCCCCTGGCCGAGCGCTACGGCCTCGACCTCGAGGTGATCTCGGACGTCGTCGACCCGGCGTTCTCCTTCATGCGCGTCGATCACGACGGCAAGGTCCGCATGGACTGCTCGTCCCCGCACGCGATGGCCGGGCTGGTGGCCGCCAAGGACCGCTACGACGTCGCCTTCGGCAACGACCCCGACGCCGACCGCCACGGCGTCGTCACGCGGGCGGGCGGCCTGCTGAACCCCAACCACTACCTGTGCGTGGCGGCCGAGTACCTCTTCGCGCACCGACCCGGCTGGCCGGCGTCCGCGGGGCTGGGCAAGACCGTCGTGACGACGGCGCTGCTCGACAGGGTCGCGTCCGCGGCCGGGCGAGGGGTGACGGAGGTGCCCGTGGGCTTCAAGTGGTTCGTGCCGGGTCTGCGGGACGGCAGCCTGGGGTTGGCGGGCGAGGAGAGCGCCGGCGCCACGCTGCTGCGGCGCGACGGCGCCGCGTGGACCACGGACAAGGACGGGATCGTGATGGGACTGCTCGCCGCCGAGATCGCCGCCGTCACGGGGCGCGACCCCGCCGAGCTGTACGGCGACCTCACGGCGCGGCTGGGCGAGCCGGCCTACGCCAGGGTCGACGCGCCCGCGGACGCCGCCCAGCGCGACGTCCTCAAGCGCCTGCGGCCAGAGGACGTGAAGGCGACGACGCTGGCGGGCGAGAGGGTCGTGGCCGTGATGGACTCCGCCCCGGCCAACGGCGCGCCGCTCGGCGGCATCAAGGTCGTGGTGGAGAGCGGCTGGTTCGCCGCGCGTCCCTCCGGCACGGAGGACGTCTACAAGGTCTACGCCGAGAGCTTCGCCGGCCCCGACCACCTGCGGAGGCTGCAGGACGAGGCGCTGGAGCTGGTGGCGGCGGCGTTCGACGCCGCTGGGGTGGCGTCGTGAGGCGGGAGCCGGCGGCCCCCGTCGGCCCTCCCCAGCGGGCTTTGGGTCCGACGGTCCTGGGGCCGGTGCTGATCGGCGTGGGCGCGCTGTTCCTCGTCGACAGGCTCGCCTGGGCCCTCGGCCTGCGAAGCGTGCTGTGGGCCCTCCTCTTCGGGTTGGGGGCGGCCCTGTTCCTGGTCCTCTACGCGCGCGACCGCGGTCGGTGGTGGGCGCTGTACCCGGGCTTCGGGCTGGCGGCGCTGGCCGCGGCGGTCGTGGCCGGCAACGTCGGCGGCGGGCTGCTGCTCGGGATCGCCGGCGCCGTCTGCGTCGTCCTCGCCCTGCGTGGCGGCGGCGGCCGCTGGCTGTTCCTCGCCGGCGGCGCCCTCGTCAGCCTGGGCCTGATGTCGCTGCTCGAGGGGGCGTTCCCGCGGCTCGACAACGGCTGGGTGCTCTTCGCCGGCCTGGCCGCCACGGTGTTCGTCCTGTACCGGCGCTCGACCGACGCCCCCGCCTGGGGCCTCTACATCGCCGTCGCGCTGGCCGCCCTGGCGCTGGTCGCCCTGTTCACGGTCAGCCTGATCGAGACGCTCATCGCCGTGGCGCTCGTCGCCAGCGGCACCGCCATGGTGTGGCTGGGCCGTCCCCCAGCGGCCGCCTCAGCGCCGCCCGC encodes:
- a CDS encoding VLRF1 family aeRF1-type release factor; translation: MLATERIQSLSEVLAPYGDRVVSLYLDVNPASVDNQRKAWVLRARAAMEALGLPNGSARRIAERLRGQVFPEARTLAVFAHPDDDELFHTVPIEHTLRSVTGHDGALARLGAPFLAPIQLTALRRRPSLVLQIVGDRIRQFLVDPGSIIELEKVQQDWDETFWRTDEGTGSTRPGETQRGGSPKDAYEERTENWIARLYKRVAGDLKRLVDKHGASRVILSGTAPDVAAFEAELDPATAALVKGRMPLPANPAASAGSLHAQFLAAVREAEEAEASADLARAEESGVLGADATLEAVNENRVHLLIVPDVPYQEVWRCPDTGRVFASQERAAAECVGEGPERVPLADALPQLAETYGMDLRFVSGEPDRRLREELGGLAGLLRW
- a CDS encoding ferredoxin produces the protein MAYVIAEPCIGTKDASCVDVCPVECIYEAEDQFYIHPEECIDCGACVPACPVDAIFPEIDVPAEWEPYIEKNARLSGL
- a CDS encoding sodium-translocating pyrophosphatase — translated: MDLLITLVPLAAIAALVAAGLLARSIMAAPTGTERMVSISDAVRQGAAAYMNRQYRTIAVVAVVIAAVFAVVALTAEPGHDRTVWWWTTVGFLVGALFSGISGYVGMNVAVRANVRVAQAAREGLTGALKIAFDGGAVAGLAVAGLALLGVAGFFWLFTVALGLENPVEPLVGFAFGASLISLFARVGGGIYTKAADVGADLVGKVEAGIPEDDPRNPAVIADNVGDNVGDCAGMGADLFETYAVTAIGAVFLGFLLPGTGTVTSLVTFPLLLGAIAIVASVIGTQFVRLGPDGNIMGALYRGVYASAALSVVGFLLASWGLFRGVDLPALLGRDVTWFGLFLASLIGIAVVLLIMYITEYYTATRFRPVRRIAAASVTGSATNIISGLAVGMQSAALPTLVLVLAMFGAFQLAGLYGIAVAAVAMLSVTGMVVAMDTYGPITDNAGGIAEMAELDDSVRANTDALDAVGNTTKAVTKGYAIGSAALAALVLFADFAERLKLVDDLRFAEGAFRLNDPIVLVGLLVGAMLPFLFSSFLMESVGKAAGSVIEEVRRQFREIKGIMEGTAKPDYGKAVDIVTRAALREMALPGVMAVAAPLIVGFLWGPLALGGLLIGVIASGLMMALTMSNGGGAWDNAKKFIEDGNHGGKGSDAHAAAVVGDTVGDPYKDTAGPSINPLIKVINTVALIFAGVIALSGGWLL
- the pgm gene encoding phosphoglucomutase (alpha-D-glucose-1,6-bisphosphate-dependent); translation: MSTHPLAGKPAPRSLLVDVPRLVASYYALRPDPGQRAERVSFGTSGHRGTSLNASFNEDHIAAICQAVADHRAARGVTGPLFLGADTHALSEPALLTAVEVLAANGVRVVVSGASAAPEAARGWRSTRAGALPALLPVPTPVVSHAVVSHNAGRRGSPQREGRADGIVITPSHNPPEDGGFKYNPPHGGPADTDETDAIQAAANRHLEEGLRGVRRLGARRAFAGGSVEARDLVSPYVEDLAAAVDLERVAAAGVRVGADPLGGAALPYLAPLAERYGLDLEVISDVVDPAFSFMRVDHDGKVRMDCSSPHAMAGLVAAKDRYDVAFGNDPDADRHGVVTRAGGLLNPNHYLCVAAEYLFAHRPGWPASAGLGKTVVTTALLDRVASAAGRGVTEVPVGFKWFVPGLRDGSLGLAGEESAGATLLRRDGAAWTTDKDGIVMGLLAAEIAAVTGRDPAELYGDLTARLGEPAYARVDAPADAAQRDVLKRLRPEDVKATTLAGERVVAVMDSAPANGAPLGGIKVVVESGWFAARPSGTEDVYKVYAESFAGPDHLRRLQDEALELVAAAFDAAGVAS